One Labeo rohita strain BAU-BD-2019 unplaced genomic scaffold, IGBB_LRoh.1.0 scaffold_76, whole genome shotgun sequence genomic window carries:
- the LOC127161866 gene encoding interferon-induced protein 44-like, with amino-acid sequence MHPISECGSQRIHHQKWGKKTLPYVFKDVMGLEPDVLKGSQTEDIINAVIGNVKDGYKFNMEQPLTHKDQHHSCAPELSDLTFCLVYIIDANTVQFTDDRLIDKLKVIRQRISDKGIPQVVVMTKVDEACPLVQKNLRKVYTSKEKVRDIIQRHTCDTYCDILAILI; translated from the exons ATGCATCCAATATCTGAGTGTGGAT CTCAAAGGATTCACcatcaaaaatggggaaaaaaaacgttGCCCTATGTCTTCAAAGACGTCATGGGCTTGGAACCTGATGTATTGAAAGGGTCACAGACAGAAGACATCATCAATGCTGTGATTGGCAATGTGAAGGATGGCTATAAA TTCAACATGGAGCAGCCACTCACTCATAAGGATCAACATCACAGCTGTGCCCCTGAACTCTCAGATCTGACTTTCTGTTTGGTTTACATCATAGATGCCAATACTGTCCAATTTACAGATGATCGACTTATTGACAAGTTGAAGGTCATTCGCCAAAGAATCAGTGATAAGG GGATTCCTCAAGTGGTTGTCATGACCAAAGTAGATGAAGCATGTCCGCTGGTCCAAAAAAATCTGAGGAAGGTGTACACTAGCAAGGAAAAGGTGCGTGATATCATCCAAAGGCATACATGTGACACTTACTGTGACATATTGGCTATCTTGATCTGA